A single genomic interval of Meles meles chromosome 9, mMelMel3.1 paternal haplotype, whole genome shotgun sequence harbors:
- the COPS7B gene encoding COP9 signalosome complex subunit 7b produces the protein MAGEQKPSSNLLEQFILLAKGTSGSALTALISQVLEAPGVYVFGELLELANVQELAEGANAAYLQLLNLFAYGTYPDYIANKESLPELSTAQQNKLKHLTIVSLASRMKCIPYSVLLKDLEMRNLRELEDLIIEAVYTDIIQGKLDQRNQLLEVDFCIGRDIRKKDINNIVKTLHEWCDGCEAVLLGIEQQVLRANQYKENHSRTQQQVEAEVTNIKKTLKATASSSAQEMEQQLAERECPPHAEQRQPTKKMSKVKGLVSSRH, from the exons ATGGCAGGTGAACAGAAACCCTCAAGTAATCTCCTGGAACAGTTTATTTTACTAGCCAAAGGTACCAGTGGCTCAGCCCTCACTGCTCTCATAAGCCAAGTGTTGGAGGCTCCTGGAGTATATGTCTTTGGAGAACTGCTGGAGCTGGCCAATGTACAGGAG ctTGCGGAGGGAGCTAATGCTGCATATTTGCAGTTGCTGAACCTCTTTGCCTATGGAACATACCCGGATTACATAG CCAACAAGGAGAGCCTGCCAGAACTGAGCACAGCTCAGCAGAACAAGCTGAAACACCTTACCATCGTGAGCTTGGCGTCAAGAATGAAG TGTATCCCCTACTCCGTGCTGCTGAAGGACCTGGAGATGCGGAATCTCCGGGAACTAGAAGACCTCATCATTGAGGCTGTCTACACTGACATCATCCAGGGGAAGCTGGACCAGCGAAACCAGCTGCTGGAAGTGGATTTCTGCATTGGCCGTGACATCCGAAAGAAGGATATCAATAATATTGTCAAGACCTTGCATGAATG GTGCGACGGCTGTGAAGCAGTTCTGCTAGGCATTGAGCAGCAAGTTCTGCGAGCCAACCAGTACAAGGAGAACCACAGCCGAACTCagcagcaggtagaggcagag GTTACCAACATTAAGAAGACACTCAAAGCCACCGCCTCCTCCTCGGCTCAGGAGATGGAGCAACAGTTGGCTGAACGGGAGTGTCCCCCTCACGCTGAGCAGAGGCAGCCCACCAAGAAGATGTCCAAAGTGAAAGGTCTGGTCTCCAGCCGCCACTAG